Proteins from a genomic interval of Salinarchaeum sp. Harcht-Bsk1:
- a CDS encoding glycerophosphodiester phosphodiesterase family protein, whose protein sequence is MQLIAHRGFADERAENTIPALQRGAAIADAVEFDVRRCASGEPVVIHDETVDRVTDSSGPVAEYDADALAAMDVLGSGDGVPTLAEAVAAIPTETPLLVELKERGLAEPVLDALSDRDGRVLVASFDEAALRELRAADSSAELATIAGDLRDRPIATAVELDCSAVMVRARLAALPTVRRAARDLDLDVFVWTVQRRPVAGGLAWLGVDGVIIDRSDVVPGRS, encoded by the coding sequence GTGCAGTTGATCGCCCACCGCGGGTTCGCCGACGAGCGCGCGGAGAACACGATTCCCGCCCTCCAGCGCGGCGCCGCCATCGCCGACGCCGTGGAGTTCGACGTCCGCCGGTGTGCCTCCGGCGAGCCGGTGGTGATCCACGACGAAACGGTCGATCGCGTCACCGATTCGAGCGGACCGGTCGCGGAGTACGACGCCGACGCGCTCGCCGCGATGGACGTCCTCGGCTCCGGCGATGGCGTCCCGACGCTCGCCGAGGCGGTCGCAGCGATTCCGACGGAGACGCCGTTGCTCGTCGAGCTCAAGGAGCGCGGGCTCGCGGAGCCGGTGCTCGACGCGCTGTCCGACCGCGACGGGCGGGTCCTGGTCGCGTCCTTCGACGAAGCGGCCCTGCGGGAGCTTCGTGCGGCCGATTCGAGCGCCGAACTGGCGACGATCGCCGGCGACCTCCGGGATCGACCGATCGCGACCGCCGTCGAACTCGACTGCTCGGCGGTGATGGTGCGGGCCCGGCTGGCGGCGCTGCCGACCGTGCGCCGCGCGGCTAGGGACCTCGACCTCGACGTGTTCGTCTGGACGGTCCAGCGGCGGCCGGTCGCAGGAGGGCTCGCGTGGCTGGGCGTCGACGGCGTCATCATCGACCGCTCGGACGTGGTTCCAGGGCGATCGTAG
- a CDS encoding ATP-binding protein produces MSNPELDVVEFLLTAKVYGDDRDLDENDLPPRYRSVFWSDGTIERPLATTNETARAATGLDRPWEAVQGLMFTDRDDFSGSISFTDRDLAEEWFIERADVDRLNSNPTLAAYFEGHEDAPDAVDYEVALEANRPIQADRVWIDSLLEEYFGADDEDDQEMLDLVDIRAPEEIETTLDDLVLTPDQEGEIDKIVTAIEHRDYLARIGLREIGKLLFVGPPGTGKTSTARGLAHELDLPFVEVKLSMITSQYLGETAKNVEKVFEVAKRLSPCILFIDEFDFVAKTRSSDEHAAIKRAVNTLLKSIDEISLVRDDVLLIGATNHPDDLDAAAWRRFDEIVNFPKPDSGMRADIFEIITREMVIDDFDPGALAGETEGLTGSDLRLVMREAVLSALTEGRTELNQDDLLAAIQDFEERDNLKNMDMIEGDHDALVAGGDISGGDEEEDAAADGGEARDSSRASSDHGSDGGHEHDHDHADHDHADD; encoded by the coding sequence ATGAGCAATCCGGAGCTGGACGTCGTCGAGTTCCTCCTCACGGCGAAGGTGTACGGCGACGACCGGGACCTCGACGAGAACGATCTGCCACCGCGCTACCGGAGCGTCTTCTGGAGCGATGGAACCATCGAGCGACCGCTCGCGACCACGAACGAGACCGCGCGCGCCGCGACCGGGCTCGACCGTCCCTGGGAGGCCGTCCAGGGGCTGATGTTCACCGATCGCGACGACTTCTCGGGCTCGATCTCCTTCACCGACCGTGACCTCGCCGAGGAGTGGTTCATCGAGCGGGCCGACGTGGATCGGCTCAACTCGAACCCGACGCTCGCGGCGTACTTCGAGGGCCACGAAGACGCGCCTGATGCGGTCGACTACGAGGTCGCACTCGAGGCGAACCGGCCGATCCAGGCCGACCGCGTCTGGATCGACTCGCTGCTGGAGGAGTACTTCGGCGCCGACGACGAGGACGACCAGGAGATGCTCGACCTCGTCGACATCCGGGCGCCCGAGGAGATCGAGACGACGCTCGACGACCTCGTGCTCACGCCCGACCAGGAGGGCGAGATCGACAAGATCGTCACCGCGATCGAGCACCGCGACTACCTCGCCCGGATCGGCCTGCGCGAGATCGGGAAACTGCTGTTCGTCGGTCCGCCCGGGACCGGCAAGACCTCCACTGCGCGGGGGCTCGCCCACGAACTCGACCTGCCGTTCGTCGAGGTCAAACTCTCGATGATCACGAGCCAGTACCTCGGCGAGACCGCCAAGAACGTCGAGAAGGTCTTCGAGGTCGCCAAGCGCCTCTCCCCGTGTATCCTCTTCATCGACGAGTTCGACTTCGTCGCGAAGACGCGCTCCTCCGACGAGCACGCCGCGATCAAGCGCGCGGTCAACACCCTCCTGAAATCCATCGACGAGATCAGCCTCGTTCGCGACGACGTCCTGCTCATCGGCGCGACGAACCACCCCGACGACCTCGATGCCGCGGCCTGGCGCCGCTTCGACGAGATCGTCAACTTCCCGAAGCCCGACTCGGGGATGCGTGCGGACATTTTCGAGATCATCACCCGGGAGATGGTGATCGACGACTTCGACCCTGGTGCGCTTGCCGGGGAGACCGAGGGGCTCACGGGCAGTGACCTCCGCCTCGTCATGCGCGAGGCCGTCCTCTCCGCGCTGACGGAAGGTCGCACGGAACTCAACCAGGACGACCTGCTCGCGGCGATCCAGGACTTCGAGGAGCGGGACAACCTGAAGAACATGGACATGATCGAGGGCGACCACGACGCGCTCGTGGCTGGTGGTGACATCAGCGGCGGCGACGAGGAAGAAGACGCCGCTGCTGACGGTGGTGAGGCGAGGGACTCGAGCCGAGCCTCGTCGGACCACGGGTCCGACGGTGGCCACGAGCACGACCACGATCACGCCGACCACGACCACGCAGACGACTGA
- a CDS encoding S1C family serine protease, with protein sequence MSDGYSRRQVLTTLGTGTLAAVAGCSQTFEEASDDEPVGLTRAAGLPSQEAQGTEYTEVYQEAIDSVALLQVYGGQAGQGSAFVFDGDYLVTNHHVVEGADTIDVQYADNDWTGAEVVATDAHTDLGVIEVDERPAYATELPLAEERPVVGQEVMALGNPLGFDSSISVGIVSGRNRTLSAPTGFSIPNAVQTTASVNPGNSGGPLVDMDANVVAVINSGGGDNVGFGISAAVTRWIVPTLIEEGDVAHTYVGIRTYPVDRRVAEANDLDEVRGVMVSEVVGGGPADGTLQGVEEWETRNARRIPIGGDVIVAIDGTRLPTRHDLSTYLALETAPGDTVEITVLRDGEERTVEMTFGQRPE encoded by the coding sequence GTGTCCGACGGATACTCGCGCCGGCAGGTGCTGACCACGCTCGGAACCGGCACGCTCGCCGCGGTCGCTGGCTGTAGCCAGACGTTCGAGGAGGCGAGCGACGACGAGCCAGTTGGCCTCACGCGCGCGGCTGGACTCCCGTCCCAGGAAGCCCAGGGGACGGAGTACACCGAGGTCTACCAGGAGGCGATCGACTCGGTCGCACTGTTGCAGGTGTACGGCGGGCAGGCCGGCCAGGGCTCGGCGTTCGTCTTCGACGGCGACTATCTCGTGACGAACCACCACGTCGTCGAGGGTGCCGACACGATCGACGTCCAGTACGCCGACAACGACTGGACCGGTGCGGAGGTCGTCGCGACCGACGCCCACACAGATCTCGGCGTGATCGAGGTCGACGAGCGCCCGGCGTACGCCACCGAGCTCCCGCTCGCGGAGGAACGGCCCGTCGTCGGCCAGGAAGTGATGGCGCTCGGGAACCCACTCGGGTTCGACTCCTCGATCTCCGTCGGGATCGTCAGCGGCCGGAACCGGACGCTCTCCGCGCCGACCGGCTTCTCGATCCCTAACGCCGTCCAGACGACGGCCTCCGTGAACCCGGGCAATAGCGGCGGCCCGCTCGTCGACATGGACGCGAACGTGGTCGCAGTGATCAACTCCGGCGGCGGAGACAACGTCGGCTTCGGCATCTCCGCGGCGGTCACCCGCTGGATCGTCCCCACCCTCATCGAGGAGGGCGACGTCGCCCACACCTACGTCGGGATCCGGACCTACCCGGTCGATCGGCGCGTCGCGGAGGCAAACGACCTCGACGAGGTCCGGGGCGTCATGGTTTCGGAGGTCGTTGGCGGCGGGCCCGCCGACGGGACCCTCCAGGGCGTCGAGGAGTGGGAGACGCGGAACGCACGGCGGATCCCGATCGGCGGCGACGTCATCGTCGCTATCGACGGGACCCGACTCCCCACGCGCCACGACCTCTCGACGTATCTCGCGCTGGAGACCGCGCCGGGCGATACCGTCGAGATCACCGTGCTCCGGGACGGCGAGGAGCGAACAGTGGAGATGACGTTCGGACAGCGCCCGGAGTAG
- a CDS encoding choice-of-anchor D domain-containing protein, whose amino-acid sequence MTDRRRDGVALVLVGVLLAVALTTGPAAAAGVHANGTITDCGTIDQPGGYELAGNVTNSSDDYCLQVATSNVTIDGNGHTVDGVDDLTGYGVSAVGSSVSNVTVRNLTVTNFYHAGTVEKASDVTFRNLTATASRDHGVVIDGGSGVRVTDSAVDGSGSAGVFAVNTANLSLRNATVTDNAGRGVSLDAVRNVTIQDTLTANNSRWAMTATNGSTVSSATNYTLTGGQSVDFSAHDVSLRANETPPALPAWKHQLGPVLNATNESAGAWLELGYDGSSLLPGHDEGSTTLWRYEGNWSINGGSNAIDTVNDTVNASIDAAGSYALLADEEPIANATPASLDFGTVHMTDPATTRAVTVANDGQAPLTVVVVGATGENASAFYVPPLIGNLTLQPGENASFDVEFDPTTERGQLNATFVAAHDGSSEFANVSLTGRSVAPNVNVTTGPTVDFGEVHVGTPSRGRTIVVENNGSAPLDLPDATITGENATAFDFHTDGDPTPHLLAPGDQVAFEVELLPASLGTKSATLEIAHNVSNRATVTLTLRGTGADLRPPQIANLSAVDATDGDGIVTDGDAITIGANVSDGVTGVSDVSVNASAFGAGTVTLSNGSSGEFYDATVVVDAANASADGVHQLDVNASDAAGNANDTAAGSVTLDTTAPSVSITTPMEGYALNGSNLTVTGTVSDQFAGVQSVAFDDGTGWTDVGFDRGAGTWNATITNLSAGAHTYRVRATDDVSHVSAPI is encoded by the coding sequence GTGACGGATCGACGACGCGATGGCGTCGCCCTCGTGCTCGTGGGCGTCCTGCTGGCCGTCGCACTGACGACAGGGCCAGCGGCTGCCGCCGGTGTCCACGCGAACGGAACCATCACGGACTGCGGGACGATCGACCAGCCTGGCGGCTACGAACTAGCCGGGAACGTGACGAACAGCAGCGACGACTACTGCCTCCAGGTCGCGACGAGCAACGTCACAATCGATGGGAACGGCCACACCGTAGACGGCGTGGACGACCTGACTGGATACGGCGTGTCCGCAGTCGGATCGTCGGTCTCGAACGTCACCGTTCGAAACCTCACGGTCACGAACTTCTATCACGCCGGCACCGTCGAGAAAGCCAGCGACGTAACGTTCCGGAACCTCACCGCGACCGCGAGCCGCGACCACGGCGTCGTGATCGACGGCGGCTCCGGGGTGAGGGTGACCGACTCGGCCGTCGACGGAAGTGGTTCGGCCGGCGTGTTCGCCGTGAATACGGCGAACCTGTCACTTCGAAACGCAACCGTGACGGACAATGCCGGGCGTGGCGTCTCGCTCGACGCGGTGAGGAACGTCACGATACAGGACACCCTCACCGCCAACAACAGCCGCTGGGCAATGACGGCTACCAACGGATCGACGGTTTCCTCGGCCACCAACTACACGCTCACCGGCGGGCAGTCTGTCGACTTCTCGGCGCACGACGTCTCCCTTCGCGCCAACGAAACCCCGCCGGCCCTTCCAGCCTGGAAGCACCAGCTCGGTCCCGTACTGAACGCCACCAACGAGAGCGCCGGCGCGTGGCTCGAACTCGGCTACGACGGCTCGTCGCTGCTGCCGGGCCACGACGAGGGTTCGACTACGCTCTGGCGCTACGAGGGGAACTGGTCGATCAACGGTGGATCGAACGCAATCGACACCGTGAACGACACGGTCAACGCATCGATCGACGCTGCCGGGAGCTACGCGCTACTCGCAGACGAGGAGCCGATCGCGAACGCCACGCCCGCGTCCCTCGACTTCGGCACGGTGCATATGACGGATCCAGCGACGACGCGGGCCGTGACCGTCGCGAACGACGGGCAGGCGCCGCTAACCGTGGTCGTGGTTGGCGCCACCGGCGAGAACGCGAGCGCGTTCTACGTCCCACCCCTGATCGGGAATCTGACGCTCCAGCCCGGCGAGAACGCGAGCTTCGACGTCGAGTTCGACCCAACGACCGAACGAGGCCAGCTGAACGCGACGTTCGTCGCCGCACACGACGGGTCCAGCGAGTTCGCGAACGTCTCGCTGACCGGCCGGAGCGTCGCGCCGAACGTGAACGTGACGACAGGGCCGACCGTCGATTTCGGCGAAGTCCACGTCGGCACGCCGAGCCGGGGGCGAACGATCGTCGTCGAGAACAACGGCAGCGCGCCGCTCGACCTCCCAGATGCGACGATAACGGGGGAAAACGCAACGGCGTTCGATTTTCACACGGACGGCGATCCGACGCCACACCTGCTCGCGCCGGGCGATCAGGTCGCGTTCGAGGTGGAATTGCTCCCGGCCTCGCTCGGCACCAAGTCGGCCACGCTAGAGATAGCGCACAACGTTTCGAATCGCGCGACCGTCACCCTCACACTTCGGGGAACCGGCGCTGACCTCAGACCGCCACAGATCGCGAACCTGAGCGCGGTCGACGCCACGGACGGCGACGGAATCGTGACCGACGGCGACGCAATCACGATCGGTGCGAACGTCTCGGACGGAGTCACCGGCGTGAGCGACGTCTCGGTGAACGCCTCGGCGTTCGGTGCTGGTACCGTCACCCTGTCGAACGGTAGCAGCGGCGAATTCTACGACGCGACGGTCGTCGTGGACGCAGCGAACGCGTCGGCCGACGGCGTCCACCAGCTGGACGTGAACGCGAGCGACGCGGCCGGCAACGCGAACGACACCGCGGCCGGCTCTGTCACGCTCGACACCACGGCGCCGTCCGTTTCGATCACGACGCCGATGGAGGGCTACGCGTTGAACGGCTCGAATCTCACGGTCACCGGCACCGTCAGCGACCAGTTCGCAGGCGTCCAGTCGGTCGCCTTCGACGACGGCACCGGATGGACCGACGTCGGCTTCGACCGGGGTGCCGGCACCTGGAACGCCACGATCACGAACCTCTCGGCGGGGGCGCACACGTACCGAGTCCGCGCGACGGACGACGTGAGTCACGTGTCCGCGCCGATCTAG
- a CDS encoding PKD domain-containing protein, protein MTVDRTPPTVATVRGNRTVDEDTAVAFDGTNSTDGVGVANYSWVFGDGATATGETVSHAFADPGTYTVTLTATDVAGNANATNLTVTVEDVPENTGGGGFRPLPDTTDPTADAGRDRTVTTGTAFSFDGTNSTDDVEITAYLWDVDGDGATELTGPEPTYRFQNSGTYDVTLTVSDRNGNTDSDDVAVVVEPADGTGSDGGSDGESDDDGSGPGDGDGSDESDTDGGTEVDADDGASEDGTDDSETGGGADDGSPGFGVAVALVGVVLGTAVVRRSAR, encoded by the coding sequence GTGACCGTCGACCGCACTCCCCCGACGGTTGCCACGGTGCGCGGGAACCGCACCGTCGACGAGGACACCGCGGTCGCGTTCGACGGCACCAACTCCACGGACGGCGTGGGCGTCGCGAACTACTCGTGGGTCTTCGGTGACGGGGCGACGGCGACCGGTGAGACCGTCTCACACGCCTTCGCGGATCCGGGCACCTACACCGTGACGCTGACCGCGACGGACGTGGCCGGCAACGCGAACGCGACGAACCTGACCGTGACCGTCGAAGACGTTCCGGAGAACACCGGCGGTGGCGGATTCCGCCCGTTGCCGGATACGACCGATCCGACGGCGGACGCAGGGAGGGATCGCACCGTCACAACGGGCACCGCTTTCAGCTTCGACGGGACCAACTCCACTGACGACGTCGAGATCACCGCCTATCTGTGGGACGTCGATGGCGACGGTGCGACCGAGTTGACGGGACCCGAACCGACGTACCGGTTCCAGAACTCGGGCACCTACGACGTCACGTTGACCGTCAGCGACCGAAACGGAAACACGGACAGCGACGACGTCGCCGTCGTCGTCGAACCAGCCGACGGGACGGGGTCAGATGGCGGCAGCGATGGCGAGTCCGACGACGACGGAAGCGGTCCGGGCGACGGCGACGGGTCGGACGAGAGCGATACTGACGGAGGAACGGAGGTCGACGCGGACGACGGAGCGAGCGAGGACGGTACTGACGACAGCGAGACCGGCGGCGGAGCCGACGACGGCTCGCCGGGCTTCGGCGTGGCCGTCGCGCTCGTGGGCGTCGTGCTCGGGACGGCGGTGGTGCGCCGGTCGGCCCGGTGA
- a CDS encoding cation:proton antiporter has protein sequence MADLLTVGALFAAIALGSVLAARLGTSVIPLYILTGMLVSPAVAGELVVAGYDVPAIQGGEFVEIGAELGIVFLLFFLGLEFNLERLVADRGRIVTAGTIDLAVNFGAGLVVGFLLFESLLAAFLLAGIVYISSSAIITKSLIDFGWIANDEAGPMLGTLVFEDLAIAVYLAIAVALVAGGNGVAGLATAVGLAMGFIVLLLLVVQFGSGAFERLLAGASNEFLVLRVVGVTVLVAGVALAIGVSEAVAAFFVGMAFASTSHVERLERLLEPVRDVFAAVFFVWIGLETDPVLVAEVAALVAIAVAATTPTKLFSGYLGGRAYGLSPRRSTRVGLGMVTRGEFSLIIAAVAIEGAGGTLSAAVASDIYAFAVGYVLAMSVLGTVLMQYSGPFERFAVGRFGME, from the coding sequence GTGGCTGACCTGCTCACCGTCGGTGCGCTGTTCGCTGCGATCGCGCTGGGGAGCGTCCTCGCCGCCCGCCTCGGGACCTCCGTCATTCCGCTGTACATCCTCACCGGCATGCTCGTCTCGCCGGCCGTGGCTGGCGAACTGGTCGTCGCTGGCTACGACGTGCCGGCGATCCAGGGCGGGGAGTTCGTCGAGATCGGCGCGGAACTCGGGATCGTTTTCTTGCTGTTCTTTCTCGGCCTGGAGTTCAACCTCGAGCGACTCGTCGCCGATCGCGGCCGCATCGTCACTGCGGGAACGATCGACCTCGCCGTCAACTTCGGCGCGGGGCTCGTCGTCGGCTTCCTCCTCTTCGAATCGCTGCTGGCCGCGTTCCTGCTCGCCGGCATCGTCTACATCTCCTCCTCGGCGATCATCACGAAGTCGCTGATCGACTTCGGCTGGATCGCCAACGACGAGGCCGGACCGATGCTCGGGACGCTGGTCTTCGAGGATCTCGCGATCGCGGTCTACCTGGCGATCGCCGTCGCGCTCGTCGCGGGTGGCAACGGCGTTGCAGGGCTCGCAACCGCCGTCGGTCTCGCCATGGGCTTCATCGTCCTCTTGCTCCTCGTCGTGCAGTTCGGAAGCGGTGCCTTCGAGCGCCTGCTCGCTGGGGCCTCCAACGAGTTCCTCGTTCTCAGGGTCGTCGGCGTGACCGTCCTCGTGGCGGGTGTCGCGCTCGCGATCGGGGTCAGCGAAGCCGTCGCGGCCTTCTTCGTCGGGATGGCGTTCGCGTCGACCTCCCACGTGGAGCGACTGGAACGATTGCTCGAACCTGTCCGCGACGTGTTTGCAGCCGTGTTCTTCGTCTGGATCGGCCTCGAGACCGATCCGGTGCTCGTCGCGGAGGTCGCGGCGCTCGTCGCGATCGCCGTCGCCGCGACGACGCCGACCAAGCTATTCTCCGGCTATCTCGGCGGTCGCGCGTACGGCCTCAGCCCGAGACGATCGACGCGGGTCGGCCTGGGGATGGTCACCCGCGGCGAGTTTTCGCTGATCATCGCCGCCGTCGCGATCGAGGGCGCGGGCGGGACGCTCTCCGCGGCGGTTGCCAGCGACATCTACGCTTTCGCCGTCGGCTACGTCCTCGCGATGAGCGTGCTCGGCACCGTGTTGATGCAGTACTCCGGACCGTTCGAGCGGTTCGCTGTCGGGCGGTTCGGGATGGAGTGA
- a CDS encoding cation:proton antiporter regulatory subunit, translating into MDVIESDLPGVGKKHEVELGDGQVLVIVTHNTGQRELYLKPDADADSEKLLELSDRMARMVGTILEGAYFQPVESEHVETMLTEGTLLEWYAVDDSSPLVGETLASAQVGRETGVTVVAIQRGEDVLSAPDSGTELQAGDTLVVVGDRESCNAFETLLTGEETEE; encoded by the coding sequence ATGGACGTCATCGAGAGCGACCTTCCCGGCGTGGGGAAGAAGCACGAGGTGGAGCTTGGCGACGGCCAGGTCCTCGTGATCGTGACCCACAACACCGGCCAGCGGGAGCTGTACCTCAAACCCGACGCGGACGCGGATTCGGAGAAGCTCCTCGAGCTCTCCGACCGCATGGCGCGAATGGTCGGGACGATCCTCGAGGGGGCGTACTTCCAGCCCGTCGAATCCGAGCACGTCGAGACGATGCTCACGGAGGGGACCCTGCTGGAGTGGTACGCCGTCGACGACTCGTCGCCGCTCGTCGGCGAGACGCTGGCGAGCGCACAGGTCGGTCGAGAGACCGGCGTGACGGTCGTCGCCATCCAGCGCGGCGAGGACGTGCTCTCTGCACCCGATTCGGGCACCGAACTCCAGGCCGGCGACACCCTCGTCGTCGTGGGCGACCGAGAGAGCTGCAACGCCTTCGAGACGCTGCTCACTGGTGAGGAAACCGAGGAGTAG
- a CDS encoding DUF2797 domain-containing protein encodes MQVVDYVRTGHEGGPALLLADESGDLERLALDHGTELAYTLDERHCAGTLADGTHEACDAPATPYCDAHTHTWVCARCTGDCLKPEMDCHGEHAIYVAAFAPDVHKVGVTYLDRLPTRLQEQGADRAAHVRTVANGRIARELEAAIAERIPDRVRVPTKIAGLHDDVDVPAFEATLETELPPDFEVHEQFDFDYGLDLNAAPVPETTATGTVRGVKGRILVLEEHGTNYAVDLRDLLGYELAEGASDREKQASFGAFS; translated from the coding sequence GTGCAGGTCGTCGACTACGTCCGGACGGGCCACGAGGGCGGCCCAGCACTGCTGCTCGCCGACGAGTCCGGCGACCTCGAACGCCTCGCGCTCGACCACGGCACCGAACTCGCCTACACGCTCGACGAGCGCCACTGTGCGGGCACGCTCGCCGACGGCACCCACGAGGCCTGCGACGCCCCCGCAACGCCCTACTGCGACGCTCACACCCACACCTGGGTCTGCGCCCGGTGTACCGGCGACTGTCTGAAACCAGAGATGGACTGCCACGGCGAGCACGCCATCTACGTCGCCGCGTTCGCCCCGGACGTCCACAAGGTGGGCGTCACCTACCTGGATCGGCTCCCCACGCGCCTGCAGGAGCAGGGCGCCGATCGCGCGGCCCACGTCCGCACCGTCGCGAACGGCCGGATCGCCCGCGAACTGGAAGCGGCGATCGCCGAGCGCATCCCTGATCGCGTCCGCGTGCCGACGAAGATCGCCGGCCTTCACGACGACGTCGACGTTCCGGCCTTCGAGGCGACCCTCGAAACCGAGCTCCCACCGGACTTCGAGGTCCACGAGCAGTTCGACTTCGACTACGGTCTCGACCTCAACGCCGCTCCCGTCCCGGAGACCACGGCGACCGGGACTGTCCGGGGCGTGAAAGGTCGGATACTCGTCCTCGAAGAGCACGGCACCAACTACGCCGTCGACCTGCGCGACCTGCTCGGCTACGAACTCGCCGAGGGCGCCAGCGATCGCGAGAAACAGGCGAGTTTCGGGGCCTTCTCCTGA
- a CDS encoding glycosyltransferase yields the protein MRIGFFTDSYFPEIDGVTYTIKLWRERLEAAGHEVYVVYPDGDYDPDDREIPVRSLPNPFYAGYRLPTFRRPSTLPDLDVVHCHGPASVGLLGRYYARKRDLPSIYTHHTPVEEYFHQATRSERLGDLLGKVYVPYENAFLGTFDVVTASTGRIDRDVEHVELPVGIDMDFFQPREGDWFDGEPVIGYSGRISNEKNVGELLRLADAMPDYRFVIVGEGPFRRRLEERAPDAVEFRDFLPREQLPGFLSSLSVFVTASTADTLGLSTLEANACGTPVAAADVPPFADTIGPENGRRFPYGDVDAMVDAVETCLDAEWDTRGAVERFAVSQTMAQLERIYREAAGAEPPATTPTAADSPTASGVAEPGTD from the coding sequence ATGCGGATCGGCTTCTTCACGGACAGCTACTTCCCCGAAATTGACGGCGTCACCTACACCATCAAACTCTGGCGGGAGCGCCTCGAGGCCGCGGGCCACGAGGTGTACGTGGTCTACCCGGACGGCGACTACGACCCCGACGACCGGGAGATCCCCGTCAGATCCCTGCCGAACCCGTTCTACGCGGGCTATCGCCTTCCCACGTTCCGCCGCCCCTCGACGCTACCCGACCTCGACGTGGTCCACTGTCACGGGCCGGCGTCGGTCGGCCTGCTCGGCCGGTACTACGCCCGCAAACGCGACCTGCCGTCCATCTACACGCACCACACGCCCGTCGAGGAGTACTTCCACCAGGCGACCCGGTCCGAGCGACTCGGGGACCTGCTCGGGAAGGTCTACGTCCCCTACGAGAACGCCTTCCTCGGGACCTTCGACGTCGTCACCGCCTCCACCGGCCGTATCGACCGCGACGTCGAGCACGTGGAACTCCCCGTCGGCATCGACATGGACTTCTTCCAGCCACGGGAGGGCGACTGGTTCGACGGCGAACCCGTGATCGGTTACAGCGGCCGCATCTCCAACGAGAAGAACGTCGGCGAGTTGCTTCGCCTCGCGGACGCCATGCCCGACTACCGGTTCGTCATCGTCGGCGAGGGTCCGTTCCGACGGCGGCTTGAGGAACGTGCACCCGACGCCGTGGAGTTCCGGGACTTCCTCCCCCGCGAGCAGCTACCGGGCTTCCTCTCCTCACTCTCCGTCTTCGTCACCGCCTCGACGGCCGACACGCTCGGGCTCTCGACGCTCGAGGCCAACGCCTGCGGCACGCCGGTCGCCGCCGCGGACGTCCCGCCATTCGCCGACACGATCGGTCCCGAGAACGGCCGCCGGTTCCCCTACGGCGACGTCGACGCCATGGTCGACGCGGTCGAGACCTGCCTCGACGCCGAGTGGGACACTCGCGGGGCCGTCGAGCGCTTCGCGGTCTCGCAGACGATGGCCCAGCTGGAGCGCATCTATCGCGAGGCCGCAGGCGCCGAACCGCCAGCCACGACGCCCACGGCGGCCGACTCGCCCACTGCGTCCGGCGTCGCCGAGCCCGGTACCGACTGA